Below is a window of Dietzia timorensis DNA.
TGGCGCCCGACTTCTTAGCGCTCGACTTCGCATCTGCCTTACCCGCGGCCTTGGCCCCGCCCTTGCCCGCAGCCTTTGCCGGCTTCTTCGCCGAAGCCTTCTTGTCGTCGTCCTTCTTCTTCTCGCTCATGCAAAGAGCTTATGTTTATGACGTCGGACGCGCCGCGTTTGCCACGAGATTCGTGTAGATCCGCCGTCTTTCGTTCAGCGGTTCCTCAGCGACGTTGCGCGCTCCTGGGTATCGTGTCATTCGCCGAATGTGAAAGTCGCCCACATGCCTCATCGATTCTGGAGCTATATGTACTCGTACCGGCGGGACGCCCTCCGAGCCACCGCTGCCGCACTCGGAGCATCGGCGCTCCTTGTTGCTGCAGGCTGTTCGACCGATTCCGACGACGCAGCTGCGCCGATGACAACCGCGTCCCCGTCGTCGCAAGGCGAGACGTCGACTTCGGCGAGCCAGACATCATTTACATCGACTTCCACTAGCTCAAGCGCATCTGATTCCGATAGCCACGTCGACAAGGAGCAATACAGGGTCTACGGCTCTACGTTCGGATTTCGACTGAAGGACTCGGGCGACGGATGTTGGATCGGATCCGATTTGAATAACAGCTTCTCCTGCAACGTAACCCTCAATGTTCCTCCGAAGATTAACGATGAGAATATCTCGGACAAACCTCTTCCTGCGAATATCGTCAAGCTTTCGGACGCCGACTCGCAGCTGGAATTCGGGTATAGCCCGCTCGAAGGAGGGCACAATTCGGATCTTAGGGTCCTAGAGCCTGGCAAGACTCTGGTTGTCGATGGCATCTCGTGCAAGGCGGAGAGCGCCACTTCGCTGAGTTGCAAGACCAAAACAGAGTCCTTCGAATACGCCGACGGCGCCGTGCGCTCGGAGGCACCCGGACTCAATAGAGCGAGCGCCACCACCTCGAGCGCCGCGAAAGACACGTCGTGCCCGGGGATCCAAATGGCCTACGGAGACCCACTCACGATGCAGGTCACAGGCTCGTCGCCGATGGATTGCGACGAAGTTCGCGAGGTGTCATCTGAATACACCGAGATCATCACGAACATGACCCAAGAGGATGTCGCTCAGTACGGGAACTCAGGCATCCGCGAATTCGACGGCTGGTCGTGCAGTGCGCCGTCTGCGGGCATGGCACAGACGATGGGCTACACGTTCAAGTGCACAAGTCAGTCCGAAGGCAAGGAATTCCTCTCGCCAAGCTAACCGCTACTTCGCGTTCTGCTCGTCCCTCCAGGCGATCCATTTGCGTACCGCGTCGACGTCATAATCCGGCCCCGAAAGCCCGACCGTAAACAGCGACGCGCCGAGCGCGCGGACCTGCTCGACCTCTTCCACCTCGCGCCTTCCGACCTCGGTGGAGATCTCGATCTCGGAGGTGTCGCGCCCGACGGCCTTGCCGTGCTCGGCAAGGATTCCGAGCTTGCGCTCGAGCGTTTCGGGGTCGGAGAAGCTGTGCCAGATGTCGGCATGCTGAGCCACGATCCGCAGCGTCTTCTTCTCCCCGCCACCGCCGATGAGCACGGGAATCTTCCGAGTCGGCGCCGGGTTGAGCTTCCCCCAACGCGATTCGATGATCGGCATGTCGCGGGCGAGCGCGTTCAACCGCGAACCGGCCGTCCCGAACTCGTAGCCGTACTCGTCGTAGTCCCTCTCGAACCAGCCGGCGCCGGTGCCGAAGATGAACCGGCCCTCCCCGCCCTTGGCACTGATGTGGTCGATGGTGCGGGCCATATCGGCCTGCAGGTTCGCATTGCGGTAGCTGTTGCAGTTCACCAGCGCGCCGATCTGCACACGGGAGGTCTGCTCCGCGAGCGCCGCGAGCATCGTCCACGATTCGAAGTGCAGGCCGTCTGGCTCGCCGCTCAGCGGATAGAAGTGATCCCAGTTGAAGATCACATCAACACCGATCGCCTCCAATTCGGCGGCGGTCTCGCGGATGTTCTCGTAGCTCGAATGTTGCGGCGCCATCTGCGCGGCGATGCGGACGGGACGTAAAGCAGAAGTCACAGGGGTCTCCCAACGGTCGTGCGTTCCACCCACACAGTAGGCGCTTTCGCTCCTCGCCCGCCGGTAGCATCAGCACATGGCCATATCCTTGGAGAACGTCGGCATTGCGGTCCGCGACCTTGACGCCACTATCGCCTTTTTCACCGACCTCGGTCTCACTGTGATCGGCCGCGACACAGTTAGCGGCGAGTGGGCTGACACGGCCGTGGGTCTCGACGGAAACCACGCGAGAATTGCAATGCTGCAGACACCCGACGGCAACGGCCGGCTGGAGCTGTTCGAATACATCCACCCCGACGCCATCGATACCGAGCCCACTCTTCCCAACGAGATCGGCATGCATCGCGTCGCATTCAAGGTCGACGACATCGACGCCGCCCTCGCCATAGCCGCGAAGCACGACTGCCACCCCCTACGCGGGGTCGCCAACTATAACGACGTGTTCAAGCTCTCCTACCTACGCGGACCGAGCGGGATTATCGTCATGCTCGCTCAGGAGCTCCGCGGCTGACGAGCGCGCGCCACACCTCCGACGTCATTGTCGAACCGCCCCTTCCCCGGCGATGAGCGGAACCAATTGCTCGTCCGCGGTCCACGCCCCGTGGTGGCCGACCATCGTCGATTCGTCGGGCTCGCCCGCGGGGCGCAGCAGCACGCTCGTCCCCTCGGCCACCGCGAGCACGTCCCCGATCCGCCGCTCGATGTCCGCGCTCGGCGGTGTCGGCCCGAACCACTGTTCGTCGAGCGCCTGCTCCTTCGTCACGACATGGGCATGCTCGCCCAGCGTCTCGGCCCACCGCTCGCGCACATCCTCCGTCGCGGCAGGCGATTCGGTGTAGACGTGCCGCACCCGCGCTTCCCCTGCCACGAGTATGACGCCGGACGCCAGCTCCTTCTCCGCGTCGAGATTCACCGCGTGTCCTGCCGCGATCATCCCGTGGTCGCCGGTGACGAGCAGTGTCGTCGTCGATGGCAGTGCAGACAGCAGGTCCCCGACGAGCGTGTCGACCTTGATGAGTTCGCCCTTCCACTCCGGTGACCCGGGGCCGAAGATATGCCCGGCTGCATCGAGGTCGGGGTAGTAGGCGTAGACGAAGTGGCGCTGGGTTCCCGGGAGCGCCGCGACCTCGAGCACGCCGTTCCGAACCTCGTCAATTGTAGAGGCGTCGTGGAACGTGCCGCCTGCGCGGAACGAGGCGCGAGTGAGACCCGAATGCTCCTGGTAGCCGGGCGCGACATAGTGCACCTCGATGCCCGCTCCTGCGAGTTGTTCCAGGCGACTGGTACGTCGTTGAGCCTCGCGGGGAGGTAGATCGGCGCGGGCGTCCTCGCCGCGCGCGGAGTCGAAGCGCCAGCGCAGCGAGTTGAACAGCCTCCTGCCGCTCCCTTGCTCCGGTAGCCCGAAGCTGTAGCCGATGATGCCGTGGGCACCGCATGGAGCCCCGATCGCGAGCGTCGACAACGAGGTCGCAGTGGTGGCGGGAAATCCTGCGGCGATGGTGTGGGCGATGCGGGAGTGCAGGGTGGGCGCGAGTTCGCGATGCTGCTCGAGGAGAGTGGCTCCGAGACCGTCGATGAGCAGCACCACGACGTCACGATTCGGGGTGAGCGAGAACGGGGCTGTGGCAGAGTCGTCCCCGCCGATCCCGTATGAGGCGGCGACGGCGGGGAGAATGTCGGCCAGACCGCCCTGGGTGGCCAGATCAAGGTGGTGCGCCGGCATGGGTCCGTCCTTTCGCGATCCTGTCTAGGCGCGATTGTCTCAGCGCGCCGCCGGGCTGTGTCCCTTTCGGCGGAATGCGGTGATGACGAGGGCGGCGATGCCCGCGACCATCGCGAGCGCGACGTAGCCGGTACCGACATCGGGGAGCGAGATCGATTTCGACGCCTGCCCTGCGGCGAGCCCCGGTATGGCGGCGCCGCTGTAGGAGATGAGGTACATCGTCGCGAGGGTGCCCGCCCGTTCGGAGGCGTCGACATTGCCGAGCACGGCGCGCATGCCGCTGCTGTTCGCAGCGCCCTGAGCGAGCCCGGCGACAAGGCTGATGGCGAGGAAGGGGCCGAGGGCACCGGCGTGGAGCGATGCCATGATCGCCACCGAGAGCACCAGGAAGGAGCAGAGGCCGAGGCGAAAGGCGTGCACGGGTTGCATGCGCCCCGACAGGCTCCCGCCGAGCGGGGCGAGGATCACCGCGGAGGCGAAGACCACGGAGATCACCAGCGCGCTGCTCGAATGGAAATAGTCCGCCGTCATACCCGGGGCAAAGGACTGGTAGAAACCCGAGAACGACCAGGTGGCCACAAGTGCGCAGCCCGCGGCGGCGAGGATCCGCCCCGAGCCCTGCGGCACGTGGACTCGCGGGACGAGGGAGCCGAGAGCGCCGCCTCGCCGAGGCATGGTCTCAGGACACAACGCGACGAGAACCGCGATGAGGGCGAGCACGACCACCGCGAGGATGAGGGTGAGTGTGCGCGGGAACGGGGCGAACTCGGACAGCGTCCCGGAGATCAACGCGCCGACGGGAATGGCGAACGGTGGGGCGCTGCTCGTGACCACGGCGGGCAGCCACAGGAGGCGGCCCCGCGGAGCGGTGTCGATGACGAACGCGCCCGCCGCGGTCGAGGCGAGGCCGCAGGCCAGGCCCTGCAGCATGCGGGCTGCGAGGAGTACAGGGAGCGAATGGACCTGGGTCATCACGACGCAGCCGGCGATGGCGAAGAACAGCGCCGCGATGATCACGGGTTTGCGGCCGAGGTGGTTCGACAGTCGT
It encodes the following:
- a CDS encoding LLM class F420-dependent oxidoreductase, encoding MTSALRPVRIAAQMAPQHSSYENIRETAAELEAIGVDVIFNWDHFYPLSGEPDGLHFESWTMLAALAEQTSRVQIGALVNCNSYRNANLQADMARTIDHISAKGGEGRFIFGTGAGWFERDYDEYGYEFGTAGSRLNALARDMPIIESRWGKLNPAPTRKIPVLIGGGGEKKTLRIVAQHADIWHSFSDPETLERKLGILAEHGKAVGRDTSEIEISTEVGRREVEEVEQVRALGASLFTVGLSGPDYDVDAVRKWIAWRDEQNAK
- a CDS encoding alkaline phosphatase family protein → MPAHHLDLATQGGLADILPAVAASYGIGGDDSATAPFSLTPNRDVVVLLIDGLGATLLEQHRELAPTLHSRIAHTIAAGFPATTATSLSTLAIGAPCGAHGIIGYSFGLPEQGSGRRLFNSLRWRFDSARGEDARADLPPREAQRRTSRLEQLAGAGIEVHYVAPGYQEHSGLTRASFRAGGTFHDASTIDEVRNGVLEVAALPGTQRHFVYAYYPDLDAAGHIFGPGSPEWKGELIKVDTLVGDLLSALPSTTTLLVTGDHGMIAAGHAVNLDAEKELASGVILVAGEARVRHVYTESPAATEDVRERWAETLGEHAHVVTKEQALDEQWFGPTPPSADIERRIGDVLAVAEGTSVLLRPAGEPDESTMVGHHGAWTADEQLVPLIAGEGAVRQ
- a CDS encoding VOC family protein, with translation MAISLENVGIAVRDLDATIAFFTDLGLTVIGRDTVSGEWADTAVGLDGNHARIAMLQTPDGNGRLELFEYIHPDAIDTEPTLPNEIGMHRVAFKVDDIDAALAIAAKHDCHPLRGVANYNDVFKLSYLRGPSGIIVMLAQELRG
- a CDS encoding MFS transporter; the encoded protein is MADLRSSTLPRPAVFAIASAAMIAIFMSSGVPVPLYNMFRVDDGITDGDLALTTVTYLAFTALSLLLLGRLSNHLGRKPVIIAALFFAIAGCVVMTQVHSLPVLLAARMLQGLACGLASTAAGAFVIDTAPRGRLLWLPAVVTSSAPPFAIPVGALISGTLSEFAPFPRTLTLILAVVVLALIAVLVALCPETMPRRGGALGSLVPRVHVPQGSGRILAAAGCALVATWSFSGFYQSFAPGMTADYFHSSSALVISVVFASAVILAPLGGSLSGRMQPVHAFRLGLCSFLVLSVAIMASLHAGALGPFLAISLVAGLAQGAANSSGMRAVLGNVDASERAGTLATMYLISYSGAAIPGLAAGQASKSISLPDVGTGYVALAMVAGIAALVITAFRRKGHSPAAR